One Micromonospora eburnea genomic region harbors:
- the kynU gene encoding kynureninase translates to MQTEAAARELDAADPGHRHLFHVPPAEGGRYPEVAYLAGNSLGLQPRATRDELLADLDAWRQLGVEGHVEAERPWLPYHELLTAPAARLVGALPAETVVMNSLTVNLHLLMVSFYRPAGERTRIVIEDSAFPSDSYAVRSQARFHGLDPDAVVVRLKPRPGEDTLRTRDVLDFLAAEGHTVALVLLGGVNYLTGELMDIPAITAAGRAAGAVVGWDLAHAVGNVPLALHDWDVDFAAWCSYKYLNSGPGALAGVFVHERHLGDPARPRFEGWWSTEAATRFEMTPVSRPPATVEAWQISNPPIFAMGPVRTSLELFDSVGMPALRERSLRLTGYLERLLDEVTADRPLAVVTPRDPARRGCQLSVRIGVGARSEPGLRASRSRTDGGMVGSANELTKRLRHEHGVIADAREPDIVRFAPVPLYSTYHDCWRVADALAATVEVTR, encoded by the coding sequence ATGCAGACCGAAGCAGCGGCCCGAGAGCTCGACGCCGCCGACCCCGGGCACCGGCACCTGTTCCACGTGCCGCCCGCCGAGGGTGGGCGCTACCCCGAGGTGGCGTACCTGGCCGGCAACTCGTTGGGCCTGCAACCCCGGGCCACCCGGGACGAACTCCTCGCCGACCTGGACGCCTGGCGACAGTTGGGCGTGGAGGGGCACGTGGAGGCGGAACGCCCCTGGCTGCCGTACCACGAACTGTTGACCGCGCCGGCCGCGCGACTGGTCGGCGCGCTCCCCGCGGAGACCGTGGTGATGAACTCCCTCACCGTCAACCTGCACCTGCTGATGGTGAGCTTCTACCGACCGGCCGGCGAGCGGACCCGGATCGTCATCGAGGACAGCGCCTTCCCCTCGGACAGCTACGCCGTGCGCAGCCAGGCCCGCTTCCACGGTCTCGACCCGGACGCCGTGGTGGTACGGCTCAAGCCGCGCCCGGGCGAGGACACCCTGCGTACGCGGGACGTCCTCGACTTCCTCGCCGCCGAGGGGCACACGGTAGCGCTGGTGCTGCTCGGCGGGGTCAACTACCTGACCGGCGAGCTGATGGACATCCCGGCGATCACCGCCGCCGGGCGGGCCGCCGGGGCGGTGGTCGGCTGGGACCTGGCGCACGCGGTCGGCAACGTGCCCCTGGCCCTGCACGACTGGGACGTCGACTTCGCCGCCTGGTGCTCGTACAAGTACCTCAACTCGGGGCCCGGCGCCCTCGCCGGCGTCTTCGTCCACGAGCGCCACCTCGGCGACCCCGCCCGGCCCCGCTTCGAGGGCTGGTGGAGCACGGAGGCGGCGACCCGGTTCGAGATGACCCCCGTCTCCCGGCCGCCGGCCACCGTCGAGGCGTGGCAGATCTCCAACCCGCCGATCTTCGCGATGGGTCCGGTGCGTACCTCGCTGGAGCTGTTCGACTCGGTCGGCATGCCGGCGCTGCGGGAACGCAGCCTCCGGCTCACCGGCTACCTGGAGCGGCTGCTGGACGAGGTGACCGCCGACCGGCCGCTGGCCGTGGTCACCCCGCGCGACCCGGCCCGCCGGGGCTGCCAGCTCTCCGTCCGGATCGGGGTGGGCGCGAGGAGTGAGCCGGGTTTGCGAGCCTCGCGGTCGCGAACGGACGGGGGCATGGTGGGCAGCGCCAACGAGCTGACCAAACGGCTGCGGCACGAGCACGGCGTGATCGCCGACGCGCGGGAGCCGGACATCGTCCGGTTCGCCCCGGTGCCGCTCTACTCGACGTACCACGACTGCTGGCGGGTCGCCGACGCGCTGGCCGCGACGGTGGAGGTGACCCGGTGA
- a CDS encoding Lrp/AsnC family transcriptional regulator, which yields MDDMDWALLRELQADARLSFSELSRRVHLSPPAVAERVRRLEESGVITGYHAHVDLTRAGRTVVAMIRMSCYGSRCILNDPEVAGWPEIMEIHRITGDACSMLKVAAGSIDEFEAVIDRLAPYGQPSSTMVLSTPLEWHPVAPLPSAGRTPPTRRR from the coding sequence TTGGACGACATGGACTGGGCGCTGCTGCGCGAACTCCAGGCCGACGCCCGGCTCTCGTTCAGCGAGCTGTCCCGACGGGTGCACCTGTCCCCACCGGCGGTGGCCGAGCGGGTCCGTCGGCTGGAGGAGTCCGGCGTGATCACCGGCTACCACGCGCACGTGGACCTGACTCGCGCCGGGCGGACCGTGGTCGCCATGATCCGGATGTCCTGCTACGGGTCACGTTGCATCCTCAACGACCCGGAGGTGGCGGGCTGGCCCGAGATCATGGAGATCCACCGGATCACCGGCGACGCGTGCAGCATGCTGAAGGTGGCGGCGGGCTCGATCGACGAGTTCGAGGCCGTCATCGACCGACTCGCCCCGTACGGCCAGCCGTCCAGCACGATGGTCCTCTCCACCCCGCTGGAGTGGCACCCGGTCGCCCCGCTCCCGTCCGCCGGCCGCACCCCACCCACCCGCCGCCGCTGA
- a CDS encoding tryptophan 2,3-dioxygenase produces the protein MTVKQTAAVRPATPRQRAERAARNGGEPTLEFAERVPYDAYVRASSLHRLQQPLSDDPGEMSFLMVSQIMELYFGLTCHELRHAQRELRANRIWEALPPLRRAALHLEGLNAAWQGLRWMTPADFNRFRDRLGEGSGFQSAMYRQLEFLLGLRDPALIRPFRRQTEVYAELTAAIAAPSLWDDVVALLARRGFELPAELLGRDVTTEHESHPAVEAAWVRVYADGGPDNHLRLLGEALTEVAERFGDWRWHHVKAVQRTMGAKVGSGGSAGLAWLQRSMARVVFPELWSARTAM, from the coding sequence ATGACGGTGAAACAGACAGCGGCGGTACGTCCGGCGACTCCGCGTCAACGGGCGGAGCGAGCGGCACGCAACGGCGGCGAACCAACGCTGGAGTTCGCCGAGCGGGTGCCCTACGACGCGTACGTGCGGGCCAGTTCGCTGCACCGGTTGCAGCAGCCGCTCAGCGACGACCCGGGCGAGATGTCCTTCCTGATGGTCAGCCAGATCATGGAGCTGTACTTCGGGCTGACCTGCCACGAGCTGCGGCACGCCCAGCGGGAGCTGCGAGCCAACCGGATCTGGGAGGCGCTGCCCCCGCTGCGCCGGGCGGCCCTGCACCTGGAAGGGCTCAACGCCGCCTGGCAGGGACTGCGCTGGATGACCCCGGCCGACTTCAACCGCTTCCGCGACCGGCTCGGCGAGGGCTCCGGCTTCCAGTCCGCGATGTACCGGCAACTCGAATTCCTGCTCGGCCTCCGGGACCCGGCGCTGATCCGCCCGTTCCGCCGGCAGACCGAGGTGTACGCGGAGCTGACCGCGGCCATCGCCGCGCCGAGCCTCTGGGACGACGTGGTGGCCCTGCTCGCCCGGCGCGGCTTCGAGCTTCCCGCCGAGCTGCTCGGCCGGGACGTGACGACCGAGCACGAGTCGCATCCGGCGGTCGAGGCGGCCTGGGTGCGGGTCTACGCCGACGGCGGCCCGGACAACCACCTGCGGCTGCTCGGCGAGGCGCTGACCGAGGTGGCCGAGCGGTTCGGTGACTGGCGCTGGCACCACGTCAAGGCGGTGCAGCGCACCATGGGCGCCAAGGTCGGCAGCGGCGGCTCCGCCGGGCTGGCCTGGTTGCAGCGCAGCATGGCCCGGGTGGTCTTCCCCGAGCTGTGGTCCGCCCGGACCGCGATGTGA